One genomic segment of Hippoglossus hippoglossus isolate fHipHip1 chromosome 22, fHipHip1.pri, whole genome shotgun sequence includes these proteins:
- the LOC117756751 gene encoding cytochrome c oxidase assembly factor 8, with protein MSLSFNMCSVSVRRSLTWRSLGPVALSAGSRRSCSSEHRTQQNTDPKRSIFRPPPSSTCDWIGPPNPLSNLRPIVYHIAENESELQRRLRNLRQETEDWNHEFWTKQNITFNKDRDSFIMSQLKAKGLTVRDEQGRRRFLNSEEMAEFYKSFLDQNRTRHMTYNKEWYRRNFTITLLMARVALTDMWKTVRHSKKKTSSPAS; from the exons ATGTCGTTATCATTTAACATGTGTTCAGTGAGCGTGAGGCGGAGTTTGACCTGGAGGAGCCTCGGTCCTGTGGCTCTCTCCGCTGGGAGCAGACGATCCTGCAGCTCCGAGCACCGAACACAGCAGAACACAGATCCTAAG AGATCGATCTTCAGACCTCCACCCAGCTCCACATGCGACTGGATCGGTCCACCCAACCCTCTGTCAAACCTGCGGCCGATCGTTTACCACATCGCCGAGAACGAGTCGGAGCTGCAGAGACGTCTGAGGAACCTCAGGCAGGAGACGGAGGACTGGAACCACGAATTCTGGACCAAACAGAACATCACCTTCAACAAG gacagagatTCTTTCATCATGTCACAACTGAAGGCAAAAGGCTTGACTGTGCGTGATGAGCaag gACGCCGGCGGTTCCTCAACTCAGAAGAAATGGCGGAGTTTTACAAAAGCTTCCTGGACCAAAACAGAACACGACACATGACTTACAACAA GGAATGGTACAGACGGAACTTCACCATCACTTTGCTCATGGCCCGAGTCGCCCTGACCGACATGTGGAAGACTGTTCGACACAGCAAGAAGAAAACCAGCTCTCCTGCCTCCTGA